In the Topomyia yanbarensis strain Yona2022 chromosome 3, ASM3024719v1, whole genome shotgun sequence genome, one interval contains:
- the LOC131690072 gene encoding farnesol dehydrogenase-like → MYRWVGKVAVVTGSSSGIGAATAKALVKAGMVVVGLARRVERVEALKLELKQADRDRLHAIKCDVSKEENILETFKLVEEKFGGVDVLINNAGILRETKLIEAETEKVREVIDTNVMGLVLCSREAFKSMKKRSVDGHIVHINSIAGHMVPNFPNLNIYPASKFAVTAITETMRHELRTEGTKVKVTSISPGSVNTEIMPADVAATGMPLLESDDIAEAVLYVVGTPPRVQVHELTIKPIGEMI, encoded by the exons ATGTATCGATGGGTTGGTAAAGTAGCCGTAGTGACTGGATCCAGTTCCGGAATTGGAGCCGCTACGGCAAAGGCATTGGTTAAGGCTGGAATGGTCGTGGTCGGTTTGGCTCGCCGAGTAGAACGTGTAGAAGCATTAAAGTTGGAACTGAAGCAAGCGGATCGGGACCGTTTACATGCGATTAAATGTGATGTTTCGAAGGAAGAAAACATTCTTGAAACATTCAAACTGGTTGAGGAAAAATTCGGAGGTGTGGATGTTTTGATAAATAATGCTGGTATTCTACGCGAGACCAAATTAATTGAAGCCGAAACAGAGAAAGTGCGAGAAGTAATAGACACTAATGTAATGGGATTGGTTCTATGCAGTCGGGAAGCTTTCAAATCTATGAAAAAGCGTTCGGTGGATGGCCACATTGTGCATATCAACAGCATTGCGGGGCATATGGtgccaaattttccaaatttgaacATCTATCCAGCCTCCAAGTTTGCTGTAACGGCCATCACGGAAACTATGCGCCATGAGCTGAGAACGGAAGGAACTAAAGTGAAGGTTACG AGTATAAGTCCTGGTTCCGTCAATACGGAAATTATGCCCGCGGATGTAGCTGCAACGGGAATGCCTTTGCTGGAATCAGACGATATAGCAGAAGCTGTCTTGTACGTTGTGGGAACACCTCCGCGAGTGCAGGTTCACGAGCTGACGATCAAACCAATTGGAGAGATGATCTAG